Proteins encoded in a region of the Triplophysa rosa linkage group LG6, Trosa_1v2, whole genome shotgun sequence genome:
- the galnt13 gene encoding polypeptide N-acetylgalactosaminyltransferase 13 isoform X3, giving the protein MRRFVYCKVVLTTSLVWVLVDVFLLLYFSECNKCDNKKDRSLLPALRAVMSRTHEAPGEMGKAVIIPKEQHDKMKELFKINQFNLMASDMIALNRSLPDVRLDGCKTKTYPDDLPNTSIVIVFHNEAWGTLLRTIHSAINRSPRHLLLEILLVDDASERDFLKKKLEEYVAHLEVPVQILRMEQRTGLIRARLRGAAVARGQVITFLDAHCECTVGWLEPLLARIKEDRRAVVCPIIDVISDETFEYMAGSDMTYGGFNWKLNFRWYPVPQREMDRRKGDRTLPVRTPTMAGGLFSIDRTYFEEIGTYDSGMDIWGGENLEMSFRIWQCGGSLEIVTCSHVGHVFRKATPYSFPGGTGQVINKNNRRLAEVWMDEFKDFFYIISPGVVRVDYGDVSSRKALREALKCKPFSWYLENIYPDSQIPRRYYSLGEIRNVETNQCVDNMGRKENEKVGFFNCHGMGGNQVFSYTADKEIRTDDLCLDVSRLNGPVVMLKCHHMKGNQMFEYDAEYLRSEKMQSLIFYVGISLFLASSDRMDVFIHVRCDPT; this is encoded by the exons CGGTGATGTCACGCACCCATGAGGCTCCTGGTGAAATGGGAAAGGCTGTGATCATTCCTAAAGAacagcatgacaagatgaaaGAACTCTTTAAAATCAATCAGTTTAACCTGATGGCCAGTGACATGATTGCACTTAACAGAAGTCTGCCGGATGTCAGGCTGGACGG ATGTAAGACGAAGACATACCCTGACGACCTCCCGAACACCAGCATTGTGATTGTGTTTCATAACGAAGCATGGGGTACTCTCCTGAGAACCATACATAGCGCCATAAACCGCTCGCCCAGACACCTACTGCTGGAGATACTTCTGGTGGACGATGCTAGCGAGAGAG ATTTCCTGAAAAAGAAATTAGAGGAATATGTTGCCCATCTTGAAGTTCCGGTACAGATTTTGAGGATGGAACAGCGAACTGGTTTAATTCGAGCGCGGCTGAGAGGGGCAGCTGTTGCACGAGGGCAGGTTATAACCTTCTTGGATGCCCACTGTGAGTGCACTGTGGGGTGGCTGGAGCCGCTGCTGGCCCGGATTAAAGAGGACAG AAGGGCTGTGGTCTGCCCTATCATTGATGTCATCAGCGATGAGACATTTGAGTACATGGCCGGCTCAGATATGACCTATGGGGGATTCAACTGGAAACTCAACTTCAGATGGTATCCAGTTCCTCAGAGAGAGATGGACCGGCGAAAAGGAGACAGGACCCTTCCTGTAAG AACTCCAACGATGGCGGGAGGTCTGTTCTCTATTGAccgaacatattttgaagagatCGGCACGTATGACTCGGGTATGGATATATGGGGAGGAGAAAACCTGGAGATGTCTTTTAGG ATCTGGCAGTGTGGAGGATCTCTTGAGATAGTCACATGTTCTCATGTGGGTCATGTATTCCGGAAAGCCACACCATACAGCTTCCCCGGTGGAACTGGTCAAGTTATTAACAAGAACAACAGACGACTGGCCGAAGTCTGGATGGACGAGTTTAAAGATTTCTTCTACATTATCTCACCAG gtGTGGTTCGGGTGGATTATGGAGACGTGTCCTCTCGGAAAGCTTTAAGAGAAGCTCTGAAGTGCAAACCATTCTCATGGTACCTGGAGAACATCTACCCCGACTCTCAGATTCCACGGAGGTATTACTCCCTCGGAGAG ATCAGAAACGTTGAGACCAATCAGTGTGTGGATAACATGGGCCGTAAAGAGAATGAAAAGGTTGGTTTCTTCAACTGCCATGGAATgggcggcaaccag GTATTCTCGTACACGGCTGATAAAGAGATCCGTACAGATGACCTGTGTCTGGATGTATCGCGGCTCAACGGACCTGTCGTTATGCTGAAATGTCACCACATGAAGGGAAACCAGATGTTTGAATACGATGCAGAG tatttgaggtctgaaaaaatgcaGAGCCTGATTTTTTATGTTGGGATCAGTTTGTTCTTGGCGTCATCCGACCGGATGGATGTTTTTATTCATGTCAGATGTGACCCGACATGA
- the galnt13 gene encoding polypeptide N-acetylgalactosaminyltransferase 13 isoform X2 produces MRRFVYCKVVLTTSLVWVLVDVFLLLYFSECNKCDNKKDRSLLPALRAVMSRTHEAPGEMGKAVIIPKEQHDKMKELFKINQFNLMASDMIALNRSLPDVRLDGCKTKTYPDDLPNTSIVIVFHNEAWGTLLRTIHSAINRSPRHLLLEILLVDDASERDFLKKKLEEYVAHLEVPVQILRMEQRTGLIRARLRGAAVARGQVITFLDAHCECTVGWLEPLLARIKEDRRAVVCPIIDVISDETFEYMAGSDMTYGGFNWKLNFRWYPVPQREMDRRKGDRTLPVRTPTMAGGLFSIDRTYFEEIGTYDSGMDIWGGENLEMSFRIWQCGGSLEIVTCSHVGHVFRKATPYSFPGGTGQVINKNNRRLAEVWMDEFKDFFYIISPGVVRVDYGDVSSRKALREALKCKPFSWYLENIYPDSQIPRRYYSLGEIRNVETNQCVDNMGRKENEKVGFFNCHGMGGNQVFSYTADKEIRTDDLCLDVSRLNGPVVMLKCHHMKGNQMFEYDAERLTLLHVNSNQCLDMPSEDDKMVPTLKDCNGKRSQQWILRNMTINI; encoded by the exons CGGTGATGTCACGCACCCATGAGGCTCCTGGTGAAATGGGAAAGGCTGTGATCATTCCTAAAGAacagcatgacaagatgaaaGAACTCTTTAAAATCAATCAGTTTAACCTGATGGCCAGTGACATGATTGCACTTAACAGAAGTCTGCCGGATGTCAGGCTGGACGG ATGTAAGACGAAGACATACCCTGACGACCTCCCGAACACCAGCATTGTGATTGTGTTTCATAACGAAGCATGGGGTACTCTCCTGAGAACCATACATAGCGCCATAAACCGCTCGCCCAGACACCTACTGCTGGAGATACTTCTGGTGGACGATGCTAGCGAGAGAG ATTTCCTGAAAAAGAAATTAGAGGAATATGTTGCCCATCTTGAAGTTCCGGTACAGATTTTGAGGATGGAACAGCGAACTGGTTTAATTCGAGCGCGGCTGAGAGGGGCAGCTGTTGCACGAGGGCAGGTTATAACCTTCTTGGATGCCCACTGTGAGTGCACTGTGGGGTGGCTGGAGCCGCTGCTGGCCCGGATTAAAGAGGACAG AAGGGCTGTGGTCTGCCCTATCATTGATGTCATCAGCGATGAGACATTTGAGTACATGGCCGGCTCAGATATGACCTATGGGGGATTCAACTGGAAACTCAACTTCAGATGGTATCCAGTTCCTCAGAGAGAGATGGACCGGCGAAAAGGAGACAGGACCCTTCCTGTAAG AACTCCAACGATGGCGGGAGGTCTGTTCTCTATTGAccgaacatattttgaagagatCGGCACGTATGACTCGGGTATGGATATATGGGGAGGAGAAAACCTGGAGATGTCTTTTAGG ATCTGGCAGTGTGGAGGATCTCTTGAGATAGTCACATGTTCTCATGTGGGTCATGTATTCCGGAAAGCCACACCATACAGCTTCCCCGGTGGAACTGGTCAAGTTATTAACAAGAACAACAGACGACTGGCCGAAGTCTGGATGGACGAGTTTAAAGATTTCTTCTACATTATCTCACCAG gtGTGGTTCGGGTGGATTATGGAGACGTGTCCTCTCGGAAAGCTTTAAGAGAAGCTCTGAAGTGCAAACCATTCTCATGGTACCTGGAGAACATCTACCCCGACTCTCAGATTCCACGGAGGTATTACTCCCTCGGAGAG ATCAGAAACGTTGAGACCAATCAGTGTGTGGATAACATGGGCCGTAAAGAGAATGAAAAGGTTGGTTTCTTCAACTGCCATGGAATgggcggcaaccag GTATTCTCGTACACGGCTGATAAAGAGATCCGTACAGATGACCTGTGTCTGGATGTATCGCGGCTCAACGGACCTGTCGTTATGCTGAAATGTCACCACATGAAGGGAAACCAGATGTTTGAATACGATGCAGAG CGGCTGACACTGCTCCATGTAAACAGTAACCAGTGTCTGGACATGCCTTCTGAAGACGATAAGATGGTTCCTACTCTCAAAGACTGTAACGGCAAGCGGTCACAGCAGTGGATCCTGAGGAACATGACGATAAATATCTGA
- the galnt13 gene encoding polypeptide N-acetylgalactosaminyltransferase 13 isoform X1 produces MRRFVYCKVVLTTSLVWVLVDVFLLLYFSECNKCDNKKDRSLLPALRAVMSRTHEAPGEMGKAVIIPKEQHDKMKELFKINQFNLMASDMIALNRSLPDVRLDGCKTKTYPDDLPNTSIVIVFHNEAWGTLLRTIHSAINRSPRHLLLEILLVDDASERDFLKKKLEEYVAHLEVPVQILRMEQRTGLIRARLRGAAVARGQVITFLDAHCECTVGWLEPLLARIKEDRRAVVCPIIDVISDETFEYMAGSDMTYGGFNWKLNFRWYPVPQREMDRRKGDRTLPVRTPTMAGGLFSIDRTYFEEIGTYDSGMDIWGGENLEMSFRIWQCGGSLEIVTCSHVGHVFRKATPYSFPGGTGQVINKNNRRLAEVWMDEFKDFFYIISPGVVRVDYGDVSSRKALREALKCKPFSWYLENIYPDSQIPRRYYSLGEIRNVETNQCVDNMGRKENEKVGFFNCHGMGGNQVFSYTADKEIRTDDLCLDVSRLNGPVVMLKCHHMKGNQMFEYDAEYVGKWEYDFKKRTFLHIITQSCLTISRLEDGAYGPTVEYCDDGPLQAWVLRNFTRLEVFRKLYYSPTDYIL; encoded by the exons CGGTGATGTCACGCACCCATGAGGCTCCTGGTGAAATGGGAAAGGCTGTGATCATTCCTAAAGAacagcatgacaagatgaaaGAACTCTTTAAAATCAATCAGTTTAACCTGATGGCCAGTGACATGATTGCACTTAACAGAAGTCTGCCGGATGTCAGGCTGGACGG ATGTAAGACGAAGACATACCCTGACGACCTCCCGAACACCAGCATTGTGATTGTGTTTCATAACGAAGCATGGGGTACTCTCCTGAGAACCATACATAGCGCCATAAACCGCTCGCCCAGACACCTACTGCTGGAGATACTTCTGGTGGACGATGCTAGCGAGAGAG ATTTCCTGAAAAAGAAATTAGAGGAATATGTTGCCCATCTTGAAGTTCCGGTACAGATTTTGAGGATGGAACAGCGAACTGGTTTAATTCGAGCGCGGCTGAGAGGGGCAGCTGTTGCACGAGGGCAGGTTATAACCTTCTTGGATGCCCACTGTGAGTGCACTGTGGGGTGGCTGGAGCCGCTGCTGGCCCGGATTAAAGAGGACAG AAGGGCTGTGGTCTGCCCTATCATTGATGTCATCAGCGATGAGACATTTGAGTACATGGCCGGCTCAGATATGACCTATGGGGGATTCAACTGGAAACTCAACTTCAGATGGTATCCAGTTCCTCAGAGAGAGATGGACCGGCGAAAAGGAGACAGGACCCTTCCTGTAAG AACTCCAACGATGGCGGGAGGTCTGTTCTCTATTGAccgaacatattttgaagagatCGGCACGTATGACTCGGGTATGGATATATGGGGAGGAGAAAACCTGGAGATGTCTTTTAGG ATCTGGCAGTGTGGAGGATCTCTTGAGATAGTCACATGTTCTCATGTGGGTCATGTATTCCGGAAAGCCACACCATACAGCTTCCCCGGTGGAACTGGTCAAGTTATTAACAAGAACAACAGACGACTGGCCGAAGTCTGGATGGACGAGTTTAAAGATTTCTTCTACATTATCTCACCAG gtGTGGTTCGGGTGGATTATGGAGACGTGTCCTCTCGGAAAGCTTTAAGAGAAGCTCTGAAGTGCAAACCATTCTCATGGTACCTGGAGAACATCTACCCCGACTCTCAGATTCCACGGAGGTATTACTCCCTCGGAGAG ATCAGAAACGTTGAGACCAATCAGTGTGTGGATAACATGGGCCGTAAAGAGAATGAAAAGGTTGGTTTCTTCAACTGCCATGGAATgggcggcaaccag GTATTCTCGTACACGGCTGATAAAGAGATCCGTACAGATGACCTGTGTCTGGATGTATCGCGGCTCAACGGACCTGTCGTTATGCTGAAATGTCACCACATGAAGGGAAACCAGATGTTTGAATACGATGCAGAG TATGTGGGCAAATGGGAATATGATTTTAAG AAACGCACCTTCCTTCACATAATCACCCAGTCATGTCTGACCATCAGTCGGTTGGAGGATGGAGCGTATGGCCCAACTGTGGAATACTGCGATGATGGCCCCCTTCAGGCCTGGGTGCTGCGCAACTTCACCCGTCTGGAGGTCTTTAGGAAGCTCTACTACAGCCCAACTGATTACATTCTGTAA